A single Oncorhynchus tshawytscha isolate Ot180627B linkage group LG01, Otsh_v2.0, whole genome shotgun sequence DNA region contains:
- the LOC112252232 gene encoding cyclin-dependent kinase 5 activator 1 produces the protein MGTVLSLSPSYRKAALFEDGPATVGHYTAVQNSKNSKDNKSLKRQSLISVLPWKRIVAVSAKRKGSKKLPPDDGQKVSTEHTITNSQKLKKSQSCANLSSFTTQEPTIAATIPTSKTVSNVAATAKKNPLTGSKGGQATNAGTPKRVIVQASTSELMRSLGEFLCRRCYRLKRLSPTDPVLWLRSVDRSLLLQGWQDQGFITPANVVFLYMLCRDVVSSEVASERELQASLLTCLYLSYSYMGNEISYPLKPFLVEAEKEAFWDRCLEIINRMSGKMLQINSDPHYFTQVFADLKNESKKEEEKTRLLIGLDR, from the coding sequence ATGGGTACCGtactgtccctctcccccagctacCGGAAAGCGGCCCTGTTCGAAGATGGCCCGGCCACTGTGGGCCACTACACGGCAGTCCAGAACAGCAAAAACTCCAAGGATAACAAGAGCCTCAAGCGCCAGTCCCTCATCAGTGTGTTGCCATGGAAACGCATTGTGGCGGTATCGGCCAAACGGAAAGGTTCCAAAAAGCTCCCACCAGATGACGGGCAGAAGGTCAGCACTGAGCACACCATCACCAACAGCCAGAAGCTGAAGAAATCCCAGTCCTGCGCCAACTTGTCCTCTTTCACCACGCAGGAACCCACCATAGCTGCCACCATCCCCACCTCCAAGACCGTCTCCAACGTTGCTGCCACCGCTAAGAAGAACCCGTTGACTGGTTCCAAGGGGGGCCAGGCAACGAACGCGGGCACGCCCAAGCGGGTGATTGTCCAGGCCTCCACCAGCGAGCTAATGCGTAGCCTGGGTGAGTTCCTGTGCCGGCGCTGCTACCGGCTGAAGCGTCTGTCGCCTACCGACCCGGTGCTGTGGTTGCGAAGTGTGGACCGCTCCCTCCTTCTCCAGGGCTGGCAGGACCAGGGCTTCATCACCCCAGCCAACGTGGTCTTCCTCTACATGCTGTGCCGCGATGTGGTCTCCTCCGAGGTGGCCAGCGAGCGGGAGCTGCAAGCCTCTCTGCTCACCTGCCTCTACCTGTCCTACTCCTACATGGGCAACGAGATCTCCTACCCGCTCAAGCCCTTCCTGGTTGAGGCTGAGAAGGAGGCCTTCTGGGATCGCTGCCTGGAAATCATCAACCGCATGAGTGGCAAGATGCTGCAGATCAACTCCGACCCACACTACTTCACCCAGGTGTTTGCCGACCTCAAAAACGAGAgca